Proteins found in one Mycoplasma ovis str. Michigan genomic segment:
- a CDS encoding coiled-coil domain-containing protein produces MFTLSKLTSLALGFLTLGSVGGIVSQIISGTIRPIFEKDVFNSDFDLSVLISKEKEVSKTLTESKNKYSSALDWLHKIKGINFRKILEAFTKLFKAEGELESKYKEAQEKFKELEKVIEDKGKETIKKLQFEKAKESLTLAEKSLVSLTKGLKSWQEGFQKVICALKNENGEGSGCTTTPSRAKRSAPATGGGTSEGTGSQKAKEALKEVQESLEKTNREIEEANIMAKALQETVSKMKNYQATLSASVDLLLSAFSAKEIALQQEMKSISLNIQQLFGQIKTLTKEIKSINQVIELLKKNISTVKNYEGKFLNSICDLYTVEDPACKLK; encoded by the coding sequence ATGTTTACTCTCTCTAAGCTAACTAGTTTAGCTTTAGGGTTTTTAACACTAGGTAGCGTTGGAGGAATAGTTTCCCAAATAATATCAGGAACTATTAGACCAATTTTTGAGAAAGATGTTTTTAATTCCGATTTTGATCTGTCTGTATTAATCAGTAAAGAAAAAGAAGTCAGCAAGACCTTAACAGAATCAAAAAATAAATATAGTTCCGCCCTAGATTGATTACACAAAATTAAAGGAATTAATTTTCGTAAGATTTTGGAAGCCTTTACCAAGCTGTTTAAGGCGGAGGGAGAGCTGGAATCCAAGTATAAAGAAGCTCAAGAAAAATTCAAGGAGTTAGAGAAGGTAATAGAAGATAAGGGAAAAGAAACAATTAAAAAGTTGCAGTTCGAAAAAGCTAAAGAGTCCCTAACTTTAGCTGAAAAAAGCTTAGTTAGCTTAACAAAAGGCTTAAAGTCTTGACAGGAGGGTTTTCAAAAAGTTATTTGTGCTTTAAAAAACGAGAATGGGGAAGGAAGTGGTTGCACAACAACACCTTCAAGAGCTAAAAGATCTGCGCCTGCCACTGGGGGGGGCACTAGTGAAGGGACTGGCAGTCAAAAAGCTAAAGAAGCTTTAAAGGAAGTTCAGGAGTCTCTCGAAAAGACTAATAGGGAAATAGAAGAAGCAAATATTATGGCAAAAGCACTTCAGGAGACAGTTTCTAAGATGAAAAATTATCAAGCAACTTTAAGTGCTTCTGTTGATCTTTTATTATCTGCATTTTCTGCCAAAGAAATTGCTCTTCAACAAGAAATGAAGAGCATTTCTTTAAACATTCAACAACTCTTCGGACAAATAAAAACATTAACCAAAGAAATTAAATCAATAAATCAGGTAATAGAGTTGTTGAAAAAGAATATTAGTACAGTTAAGAATTATGAAGGAAAGTTTCTGAATTCCATTTGTGACTTATATACTGTTGAAGATCCAGCATGTAAACTAAAGTAA
- a CDS encoding MIP family Ig-specific serine endopeptidase: MLALKWGFVLASILSGALVSTKALVNPFKSLSLNSSNQSSVSTAESTKDVSVFEDEKQSQESSTIPVSQTTDLENSVQSIAPPKTKQLTQEEIKKQAESVFEKLDDYTFKLFSNCNTGTGWILDYQIPDQKDKYPLVWYIATNAHVIRQWYFDQSNPYNQVLPEKLSEYRQRYQDYYTHYSSKYYSLYSGNNCYYKRNYGAFDMNLSKQSSGQNMKSDIGAIYQRKIKKPKLFWTALNIFDENQSLGIGNNNFKDFAVIEIEFQNEKVAREMTRDFATKYGGENSKNSINLFGSPISKERLKDNNENFYSLGYPTKENDKFSYSKTWNPETLAGEKLAEDPRKSATVNQDKRLMGHVSAKSFNASELDWGGKKYSRMGHFYLLEGFPLGKGASGSMTVDGEGNLIGLKSRGEVGEKAKYSMILPIRSGNLEVEGDFKTPKYDLILGAEGQKTSYKEQVEKYGKKTWLSSMGWKHNSENLKIN, from the coding sequence TTGTTAGCCTTAAAGTGAGGGTTTGTTTTAGCCTCTATTCTATCCGGAGCTTTAGTGTCAACTAAAGCACTTGTTAATCCTTTTAAATCATTAAGTTTAAACTCATCAAATCAATCAAGCGTCTCCACAGCTGAATCCACTAAAGATGTATCAGTTTTCGAAGACGAAAAACAATCACAAGAAAGTTCAACCATACCTGTATCACAAACAACTGATTTAGAAAATTCAGTTCAATCAATAGCCCCCCCCAAGACAAAGCAACTAACTCAAGAAGAAATTAAAAAACAAGCTGAATCAGTATTTGAAAAACTTGATGATTACACATTCAAGTTGTTCTCAAACTGTAATACTGGTACTGGTTGAATACTAGACTACCAAATTCCTGATCAAAAAGATAAATATCCCTTAGTTTGATACATAGCCACAAATGCCCATGTAATTAGACAATGATATTTTGATCAGTCTAACCCATATAACCAAGTTCTTCCAGAAAAATTAAGTGAATATAGACAAAGATATCAGGATTATTACACACATTATTCATCTAAGTATTATTCCCTGTATTCTGGTAATAATTGTTATTACAAGAGAAATTATGGAGCTTTTGATATGAACTTATCAAAACAATCTAGTGGACAAAATATGAAGTCTGATATAGGAGCTATTTATCAGAGAAAGATCAAAAAACCTAAATTGTTTTGAACAGCGTTGAATATTTTTGATGAAAATCAAAGTTTGGGAATAGGTAACAATAATTTCAAAGACTTTGCAGTAATAGAAATTGAATTTCAAAACGAGAAAGTTGCTAGGGAAATGACTAGAGATTTTGCCACCAAATATGGTGGAGAAAATTCAAAAAATTCAATTAATTTATTTGGAAGTCCTATTAGTAAAGAAAGATTAAAAGATAACAATGAAAACTTCTACAGTTTGGGATATCCAACAAAAGAAAACGACAAGTTTAGTTATTCCAAAACCTGAAATCCAGAAACTTTAGCAGGAGAAAAATTAGCCGAAGATCCTAGAAAGAGCGCAACAGTAAATCAAGACAAAAGATTAATGGGACATGTTTCTGCAAAATCATTTAACGCATCAGAACTTGATTGAGGAGGAAAGAAATATAGCAGAATGGGACATTTCTATCTTTTAGAGGGATTTCCATTAGGTAAAGGTGCTTCCGGATCAATGACTGTTGATGGAGAAGGAAATTTAATAGGACTTAAGAGTAGAGGGGAAGTTGGAGAAAAAGCAAAATACTCAATGATATTGCCTATTAGATCTGGAAATCTAGAAGTAGAAGGAGATTTTAAGACTCCTAAATATGATTTGATATTAGGAGCAGAAGGTCAAAAAACTTCTTATAAGGAACAAGTAGAAAAATATGGAAAGAAAACTTGATTAAGTTCTATGGGTTGAAAACATAATTCTGAAAATCTTAAGATAAACTAA
- a CDS encoding NAD(P)/FAD-dependent oxidoreductase, which translates to MTLIWDLIIIGAGPAGATAAIYAARACLKVLILEKSIVGGKLNKTLFIDNYPGYLDRNGIQLAENVYSQIKELNIKTSIEEVIELIQNNNIWEVKTSRGNLFKSISVLITTGLREKKLEIENELEYYSKGVSYCAICEGNLYSEEEVVVVGGGNSALEESIYLSAIVSKLKLVHRRREFRGDEILLRDLKEKENVSIHTPYRPVRVLVEGDKVSGLEVEHVETGEKIQLSAKAVFIFIGLLPEVDFLSKLDLKRNKFGFIYVDEHMQTNLKGLFAAGDVIDKELRQIVTAMNDGAIAAISIKNYLKEIKKE; encoded by the coding sequence TTGACTTTAATTTGAGACTTAATTATTATTGGGGCTGGTCCAGCAGGAGCAACAGCAGCTATTTATGCCGCAAGAGCTTGCTTAAAAGTATTAATACTAGAAAAGTCGATTGTAGGAGGAAAGCTAAACAAAACACTATTTATAGATAACTATCCTGGTTATTTAGATAGAAATGGCATTCAATTAGCAGAGAATGTTTATTCTCAGATAAAAGAATTAAACATTAAGACTTCTATAGAAGAAGTAATAGAGTTAATTCAAAATAACAATATTTGAGAGGTAAAAACTAGTAGAGGAAATTTATTTAAGAGCATTTCTGTCTTAATCACTACAGGACTTAGAGAAAAAAAACTAGAAATAGAGAATGAATTAGAGTACTACAGTAAAGGAGTTTCTTATTGTGCTATTTGTGAGGGAAATCTTTATTCAGAAGAAGAAGTTGTAGTTGTTGGGGGAGGAAATAGTGCACTAGAAGAATCTATTTATTTAAGTGCAATAGTTTCCAAACTTAAATTAGTTCACAGAAGAAGAGAATTTAGGGGAGATGAAATTCTCTTAAGAGATTTAAAAGAAAAAGAGAATGTTTCTATACATACCCCGTACAGACCAGTTCGTGTATTAGTGGAGGGAGATAAGGTTAGTGGTTTGGAAGTTGAGCATGTTGAAACTGGAGAGAAAATACAACTATCAGCCAAAGCTGTATTTATATTTATTGGTTTACTTCCTGAGGTTGATTTTCTCTCTAAATTGGATCTAAAGAGAAATAAATTTGGATTTATTTATGTAGATGAACATATGCAAACCAATTTAAAGGGATTATTTGCCGCAGGCGATGTAATTGATAAGGAGTTAAGGCAAATAGTTACTGCTATGAATGATGGTGCAATAGCAGCAATCTCAATCAAAAATTATTTAAAAGAAATTAAAAAGGAGTAG
- a CDS encoding translation elongation factor P translates to MSTMLEARELRSGQTILYKGEPHLVLDHSFNKTAMRGGIVKCKLKNLYTKAIFIEEMSNMRLEKANLNKQEVVFTHRDKDLLKFCDMQTYEEYVLSIEEYRWASNFLEEGITLQLVWFQTNLIDFVLPEKVQLTIVDLTPVNGEVQKAKFASGHETLVPLFCKEGDKVFISTENGKYHSK, encoded by the coding sequence ATGTCTACTATGTTAGAAGCGAGAGAATTAAGATCTGGTCAAACTATTCTCTATAAAGGTGAACCTCATTTAGTCTTGGATCATTCTTTCAATAAAACAGCTATGAGGGGAGGAATAGTTAAGTGCAAGCTTAAGAACCTTTATACCAAAGCTATTTTTATTGAAGAAATGTCCAACATGAGACTAGAAAAGGCCAACTTAAATAAACAAGAAGTTGTCTTTACTCACAGAGATAAAGATTTACTTAAGTTCTGCGATATGCAAACTTATGAGGAATATGTGTTATCTATAGAGGAATACCGATGAGCTAGTAATTTTTTGGAAGAGGGTATTACATTACAGTTAGTTTGATTTCAAACTAACTTAATTGATTTTGTATTACCAGAAAAGGTTCAATTAACTATAGTTGATTTAACTCCAGTTAATGGTGAAGTTCAAAAGGCAAAGTTTGCTTCTGGTCATGAAACTTTAGTTCCTCTTTTCTGTAAAGAAGGAGATAAAGTATTCATCTCTACAGAAAATGGAAAGTACCACTCAAAATAG
- a CDS encoding MIP family Ig-specific serine endopeptidase, whose translation MAIWKWGVVSVPALSGFSFGLHRLTTNSQLTPLPKKLVSLKNKQLTKKNSEKISIKQEANSAFKKLNDYTFKIFSSCDSGTGWILDYQLPEEGKYPTTWYIATNAHVVRKWLFDSNPYEQKLPISNKSRSKNTQLTKLASQYPLSTTASCHFAKNYGIFDLNLSKQSSGRSLKSNWGAISQNKIKNYRLFWVATDLFDKNVNWEIKKNNYKDFAVIEIEFKNEKSAKEITRNFANKYTTNSKNMINIFGDPLDTKTISKNNDNFYSLGYPGYKDDIFKYSNNWNESKLRADRLSRDLENRYSSKESKLKGHVASKRFANLKLNWGGEELNRMGHFYLLEGTPLGKGSSGSMVIDGSGNLVAVKSIGEQGVKAKNSMSIPLRSKELVVEGNFKTPQYDLILGAPLQKSSYKQQVQKFLQSKGINTWLSSMDWKSKS comes from the coding sequence ATAGCAATTTGAAAATGGGGCGTTGTTTCTGTTCCGGCTTTATCTGGATTCTCTTTTGGACTTCATAGATTAACTACTAATAGTCAATTAACGCCCCTCCCGAAAAAATTAGTTTCTCTTAAGAACAAGCAGCTTACTAAAAAAAATTCAGAAAAAATAAGCATTAAACAAGAGGCAAATTCTGCTTTCAAAAAGTTAAATGATTACACATTTAAGATTTTTTCCTCTTGTGATAGTGGAACTGGCTGAATATTAGACTATCAACTTCCAGAAGAAGGTAAGTACCCTACTACTTGATATATCGCAACCAATGCACATGTTGTAAGAAAATGACTATTTGACTCTAATCCTTATGAACAGAAATTACCAATATCTAATAAAAGTAGATCCAAAAACACTCAACTTACTAAGTTAGCTTCTCAATATCCTTTAAGTACTACTGCAAGTTGTCATTTTGCGAAAAATTATGGAATATTTGATCTAAATCTTTCAAAACAATCAAGCGGAAGATCTTTGAAATCGAATTGAGGTGCTATTAGTCAAAACAAGATAAAAAACTATAGATTATTTTGAGTAGCTACAGACTTATTTGATAAAAACGTCAATTGAGAGATTAAAAAGAATAACTACAAAGATTTTGCAGTAATAGAGATTGAATTTAAGAATGAGAAATCTGCAAAAGAGATTACTAGAAATTTTGCCAATAAATATACAACTAATTCAAAAAATATGATAAATATCTTTGGTGATCCTTTAGATACAAAAACAATAAGTAAAAATAATGACAACTTTTACAGTCTTGGTTATCCTGGGTACAAAGATGATATTTTTAAATACTCCAACAATTGAAATGAATCTAAATTGAGAGCAGATAGACTATCAAGAGATCTAGAAAACCGATATTCATCTAAAGAATCGAAATTAAAGGGACATGTGGCATCCAAAAGATTTGCAAATTTGAAATTAAATTGGGGAGGAGAAGAGTTAAATAGAATGGGACACTTTTATCTCTTAGAGGGAACTCCATTGGGCAAGGGATCTTCTGGTTCGATGGTTATAGATGGAAGTGGGAACTTAGTGGCAGTTAAAAGTATAGGAGAGCAGGGAGTCAAAGCAAAAAATTCTATGTCTATTCCCCTTAGATCAAAAGAATTAGTAGTTGAAGGTAACTTCAAGACTCCTCAATATGACTTAATATTGGGAGCTCCTCTTCAAAAAAGTTCTTACAAACAACAAGTACAAAAATTCTTGCAATCTAAAGGAATAAATACTTGATTAAGTTCTATGGATTGAAAAAGTAAGTCTTAA